A genome region from Natronobeatus ordinarius includes the following:
- a CDS encoding cystathionine gamma-synthase, translating to MDDDQYRIETRSIHAGQEPDPETGALMTPIYANSTYEQDAPGDHRGYEYSRTGNPTRTDLEENLASLEGAEYGRCFASGMGSINTVLNLLESGDHVVTGNDVYGGTHRIFTQVYEEYDLEFTFVDMTDLEAIEGAFQANTELLWLETPTNPLMSIVDIEGAAEIAHEHDAICAIDNTFATPYLQRPLELGADVVSHSLTKYLGGHSDVVGGALLTNDPELDERFGFYQNAVGATPGPFDCFLVLRGTKTLPVRMDRHCENAGAIAAWLEDHPRVSKVYYPGLESHPGHEIAARQMDDFGGMLSFELDASLEEASEVVSTTDIFTLAESLGGVESLIEQPAPMTHAAIPREERLEAGLTDGLIRVSVGIEHVDDLIGDLEAAIDAALA from the coding sequence ATGGACGACGACCAGTACCGGATCGAGACCCGGTCGATCCACGCCGGCCAGGAACCAGACCCGGAGACGGGCGCGCTGATGACGCCCATCTACGCGAACTCCACGTACGAACAGGATGCCCCCGGCGACCACCGTGGCTACGAGTATTCTCGCACTGGGAACCCCACCCGAACCGACTTAGAGGAGAACCTCGCGAGCCTCGAGGGGGCCGAGTACGGCCGCTGTTTCGCCAGCGGGATGGGGTCGATCAACACCGTGCTCAACCTGCTCGAGTCCGGCGACCACGTCGTCACCGGCAACGACGTCTACGGCGGCACCCACCGCATCTTCACGCAGGTGTACGAGGAGTACGACCTCGAGTTTACCTTCGTCGACATGACCGACCTCGAGGCGATCGAGGGGGCGTTCCAGGCAAACACCGAGTTGCTCTGGCTCGAGACGCCCACCAACCCGCTCATGTCGATCGTGGACATCGAGGGGGCCGCGGAGATCGCCCACGAACACGACGCGATCTGTGCCATCGACAACACGTTCGCGACGCCGTACCTCCAGCGACCGCTCGAGCTCGGCGCGGACGTCGTGAGCCACTCGCTGACGAAGTACCTCGGTGGCCACTCCGACGTCGTCGGCGGCGCGCTCCTGACGAACGATCCCGAACTCGACGAGCGCTTCGGGTTCTACCAGAACGCCGTCGGCGCGACGCCGGGCCCCTTCGACTGCTTCCTCGTCCTCCGGGGAACGAAGACCCTCCCCGTCCGGATGGATCGCCACTGCGAGAACGCCGGCGCCATCGCCGCGTGGCTCGAGGACCACCCGCGCGTCTCCAAGGTCTACTATCCCGGCCTCGAGAGTCACCCAGGCCACGAGATCGCTGCCCGACAGATGGACGACTTCGGCGGCATGCTGAGCTTCGAACTCGACGCGAGTCTCGAGGAGGCGAGCGAGGTCGTCTCCACTACTGATATCTTCACCCTCGCCGAGAGCTTAGGCGGCGTCGAGAGCCTGATCGAACAGCCCGCACCGATGACCCACGCCGCGATCCCCCGCGAGGAGCGACTCGAGGCTGGCCTCACCGACGGCCTGATCCGCGTCAGCGTCGGCATCGAGCACGTCGACGACCTGATCGGCGACCTCGAGGCCGCGATCGACGCCGCCCTCGCCTGA
- a CDS encoding protein sorting system archaetidylserine synthase (This PssA-like phosphatidyltransferase, along with a PssD-like decarboxylase, is required in Haloarchaea for the archaeosortase ArtA to replace the PGF-CTERM sorting signal with a C-terminal lipid anchor.) — translation MLPRFVGRLGVADAVTIANAALGFVAVVATFVDVRLAARLVLLAAIADGLDGILARRYGGTPAGPYLDSLADVSSFAIAPAVLAFVVVTEGFGVGFETLTLELLLTGVVCALFVAMAVARLGMYTAYDTAANYTEGVQTTLAATIIGAAILAGVADPLLVLAITAAFSYLMVSRIRYPDLLARDALIMGVVHALAILIPDFAGRTFPYALLTLGLAYMLLAPWLYWAGSSGSTEAVAD, via the coding sequence ATGCTGCCTCGGTTCGTCGGACGACTCGGCGTCGCCGACGCGGTGACGATCGCCAACGCCGCACTCGGCTTCGTCGCGGTCGTCGCCACGTTCGTCGACGTTCGGCTCGCCGCCCGACTCGTCCTGCTCGCGGCGATCGCCGACGGGCTCGACGGCATCCTCGCGCGGCGGTACGGCGGCACCCCCGCCGGCCCCTACCTCGACTCGCTGGCCGACGTCTCTTCGTTCGCGATCGCCCCTGCCGTCCTCGCGTTCGTCGTCGTGACAGAAGGGTTCGGCGTCGGCTTCGAGACGTTGACCCTCGAGTTGCTCCTCACGGGCGTCGTCTGCGCGCTGTTCGTCGCGATGGCCGTCGCCAGGCTCGGGATGTACACGGCCTACGACACGGCCGCGAACTACACCGAGGGCGTCCAGACGACGCTCGCCGCCACGATCATCGGCGCGGCGATCCTCGCCGGCGTCGCGGATCCGTTGCTCGTGCTCGCGATCACGGCGGCGTTCAGCTACCTGATGGTCTCGCGCATCCGCTATCCCGACCTGCTCGCCCGCGACGCGCTCATCATGGGCGTCGTCCACGCTCTTGCGATCTTGATCCCCGACTTCGCGGGTCGGACGTTCCCGTACGCGCTCCTGACGCTCGGGCTCGCCTACATGCTCCTCGCCCCATGGCTGTACTGGGCGGGCAGTAGTGGTTCGACCGAGGCGGTCGCTGACTGA
- a CDS encoding DUF655 domain-containing protein yields the protein MSESETDGTTVRRAVVLDYLAHGLSDDGRPQYEKSPAGYAMAVDDFTLYEVAFDEDTRLTIGTRVVVDPPEDRDVVSACRTVEYGDLSSGAQSELEYVVEDLVEEEEARFVDFYNEAQPITLRLHQLNLLPGIGEKLRNSILDQRKRGPFESFEELEERVSGLHDPNEIVVDRILEELRDEDVKYKLFVGRREEA from the coding sequence ATGAGTGAATCCGAGACCGACGGGACGACCGTTCGCCGTGCAGTCGTGTTAGACTACCTCGCCCACGGACTGTCGGACGATGGACGGCCCCAGTACGAGAAGTCGCCGGCCGGCTACGCGATGGCCGTCGACGACTTCACGCTGTACGAGGTCGCCTTCGACGAGGACACCCGGCTCACGATCGGCACCCGCGTCGTCGTCGATCCGCCCGAAGACCGGGACGTCGTCTCGGCGTGTCGGACCGTCGAGTACGGTGACCTCTCTTCTGGTGCCCAGTCCGAACTCGAGTACGTCGTCGAAGATCTCGTCGAGGAGGAAGAAGCGCGGTTCGTCGACTTCTACAACGAGGCCCAGCCGATCACGCTGCGGCTCCACCAGCTCAACCTGCTGCCGGGGATTGGCGAGAAGTTGCGCAATTCCATCCTCGATCAGCGGAAACGAGGCCCCTTCGAGAGCTTCGAGGAGCTCGAAGAGCGCGTTTCCGGACTCCACGACCCCAACGAAATCGTCGTCGATCGAATTCTCGAGGAGCTGCGCGACGAGGACGTCAAGTACAAACTCTTCGTCGGCCGTCGCGAGGAGGCGTAG
- a CDS encoding 30S ribosomal protein S15, translating into MARMHTRRRGTSGSDKPAADEPPEWSDVDPEKVEERVVELAEQGYDPSQIGMKLRDEGVTGTPVPDVKLATGKKVTEILEENDAEPELPEDLRNLMERAVRLREHVQENGQDFQNKRALQNTESKVRRLVEYYRGDELEPDFTYSYDVAKKILEE; encoded by the coding sequence ATGGCACGAATGCATACCCGCCGTCGCGGAACGTCCGGTTCGGACAAACCCGCGGCAGACGAACCCCCGGAGTGGAGCGATGTCGACCCGGAGAAGGTCGAAGAACGAGTCGTCGAGCTGGCCGAGCAGGGCTACGACCCCAGTCAGATCGGCATGAAGCTGCGTGACGAGGGCGTCACCGGCACCCCCGTCCCGGACGTCAAGCTGGCGACCGGGAAGAAGGTCACCGAGATCCTCGAGGAGAACGACGCCGAGCCCGAACTCCCCGAGGACCTTCGAAACCTGATGGAGCGCGCCGTGCGCCTGCGCGAGCACGTCCAGGAGAACGGCCAGGACTTCCAGAACAAGCGCGCGCTGCAGAACACCGAGTCGAAGGTGCGTCGGCTGGTCGAATACTACCGCGGGGACGAACTCGAGCCCGACTTCACCTACTCCTACGACGTCGCGAAGAAGATCCTCGAGGAGTAA
- a CDS encoding exonuclease, which translates to MSTMGRTDASLAPALESAGFVRLVTRGDGDGLAAAGVLARALSTRGTPFQVTVGRTVAERTGRVSDVDERDDATVAVAVGAVDADADRLDSSERPATLAACDLVRELGESPDPVLALAGAFAAGVQPGAGETELLLEAARDRGLLERRPGVAVPTDDLADGLAHSTLCRGPWSGDRDAVEDALEGVDLSDEPVEDAHRRVGSLVALDVVGHENASERAAEAIGRFLHPHAAPDGPFATVGGYADVLEATARAEPGTGVALAIGHGVETAALSAWRAHARRAHTALDTASTGRYDGLFVVGVDGAVETAARLAATYRSPEPCTLAIGEGEAGLFALEDRPLGGALEAVARELDGEYDVGRRRGLLRYDPDVDDATIIAAVRETL; encoded by the coding sequence ATGTCCACGATGGGTCGAACCGACGCGTCGCTCGCCCCTGCCCTCGAGAGTGCCGGCTTCGTCCGGCTCGTCACGAGGGGAGACGGCGACGGACTCGCCGCGGCGGGCGTCCTCGCCAGAGCACTCTCTACGCGAGGGACGCCGTTCCAGGTGACCGTCGGTCGGACGGTCGCCGAGCGAACCGGGCGCGTTTCGGACGTCGACGAGCGTGACGACGCGACGGTCGCGGTCGCCGTCGGTGCCGTCGATGCCGACGCGGATCGGCTCGACTCGAGCGAGCGACCGGCGACGCTGGCCGCGTGCGACCTCGTCCGCGAACTCGGGGAGAGCCCCGACCCCGTCCTCGCGCTCGCGGGGGCGTTCGCCGCGGGCGTCCAGCCCGGCGCGGGCGAAACCGAGCTGTTGCTCGAGGCCGCCCGCGACCGCGGACTGCTCGAGCGACGACCCGGCGTCGCCGTCCCGACCGACGACCTCGCCGACGGGCTCGCTCACTCGACGCTGTGTCGGGGCCCGTGGTCCGGCGACCGCGACGCCGTCGAGGACGCACTCGAGGGTGTCGACCTGTCCGATGAGCCGGTCGAGGACGCTCACCGGCGCGTCGGCTCGCTCGTCGCGCTCGACGTCGTCGGTCACGAGAACGCGAGCGAGCGAGCGGCCGAGGCGATCGGTCGTTTCCTGCACCCGCACGCGGCCCCCGACGGACCGTTCGCCACGGTCGGCGGCTACGCCGACGTGCTCGAGGCGACTGCGCGTGCCGAACCCGGCACGGGCGTCGCGCTCGCGATCGGCCACGGCGTCGAAACGGCGGCGCTTTCGGCCTGGCGAGCACACGCCAGACGGGCACACACAGCGCTCGATACGGCGTCGACGGGCCGGTACGACGGGCTGTTCGTCGTCGGCGTCGACGGCGCAGTCGAGACGGCTGCTCGGCTGGCGGCGACGTATCGTTCGCCGGAGCCGTGCACTCTCGCGATTGGCGAGGGTGAGGCGGGGCTGTTCGCGCTCGAGGATCGGCCCCTCGGCGGGGCGCTCGAGGCGGTGGCCCGGGAGCTCGACGGCGAGTACGACGTCGGTCGCCGGCGCGGCCTGCTGCGGTACGACCCTGACGTGGACGACGCGACGATCATCGCGGCCGTGAGGGAGACCCTATGA
- a CDS encoding RNA polymerase Rpb4 family protein, which yields MTIFKEIVDEEFLTISETKELLDDIETERALDEERELRYELARAIEHVNRFALLDVEEAQELVDELQELEKVDEATAYKIVNLLPQDRGELRALYAQERYSLSGDELDEILNVIVRYV from the coding sequence ATGACGATCTTCAAAGAGATCGTCGACGAGGAGTTCCTGACGATCTCGGAGACGAAGGAACTGCTCGACGACATCGAGACCGAGCGCGCGCTCGACGAGGAGCGCGAGTTGCGCTACGAACTCGCACGAGCGATCGAGCACGTCAACCGCTTTGCCCTCCTCGACGTCGAGGAGGCCCAGGAGCTCGTCGACGAACTCCAGGAGCTCGAGAAGGTGGACGAGGCGACCGCCTACAAGATCGTCAACCTCCTCCCACAGGACCGGGGCGAGTTGCGCGCGCTCTACGCCCAAGAGCGGTACTCGCTGTCCGGTGACGAACTGGACGAGATCCTCAACGTCATCGTTCGGTACGTCTGA
- a CDS encoding phospholipase D-like domain-containing protein encodes MRLGLVAVLLCALLTGGAVAGSAPGVPSADGATVTGETDAVPPGATVVANRCPGGPTDSSRTTLAELERGEDPAFVEVHPNPTTHGNVGEFFVLVFPEETRLANWTVTDGHTTASLPNETVSGRVAFSMDPDETRSMTADRVLELEGYLRLAADGDELELHDDDRVVDSISYGRASTGERWYRTGDGGVWWPKGATCLPSTTVEGEEVTVFVLPDSPEVPLQTLAEAEDRILLAGYTYTSEAVTEELRAAAERGVEVAVVLESGPVGGMPEETSAVLDELDEAGATVRVLGGGDSRYRFHHPKYAVVDDRAMVLTENWKPSGVGGTASRGWGVVVDDPEVSNVLADVFEADFEGWDTVSWERHREEATFIADDDGRRDGSFETTFDPEPVSVDAVEVLLAPDNAEERTLELLGSAEESIRIKQVRIGDADFPLLEESLEAARRGVEVTILLDATWYVEDENRELANHLERTAEEEGLPLEVRLVEPDGRFEKIHAKGVVIDEAVVIVGSPNWNDVAFRENREVALVLHGEEAGSYYAAVFDADWEERSWPLPVDLVGVVALGLVAAGLVGRRYVRLEAPAEEIRPEELSAGSRTGVNGGSGPRVGDSRPADARAAESRDDAGEGVDRSGVSRADSTSNDGAPPADGEPCTDKIDTGTGERLRDR; translated from the coding sequence ATGCGTCTCGGGCTGGTCGCCGTGCTCCTCTGTGCGCTCCTCACGGGTGGAGCCGTCGCTGGATCGGCTCCTGGCGTTCCATCGGCCGATGGAGCGACCGTCACCGGCGAAACGGACGCGGTTCCTCCGGGAGCGACTGTTGTCGCCAACCGCTGTCCCGGCGGCCCGACCGACTCGAGTCGCACGACGCTGGCCGAACTCGAGCGGGGTGAGGATCCGGCGTTCGTCGAAGTGCACCCGAACCCGACGACCCACGGCAACGTCGGCGAGTTCTTCGTCCTCGTCTTCCCCGAGGAAACGCGCCTCGCAAACTGGACCGTGACCGACGGCCACACGACCGCCTCGCTCCCCAACGAGACCGTCTCTGGCCGGGTCGCGTTCAGCATGGACCCCGACGAGACGCGTTCGATGACAGCCGATCGCGTGCTCGAACTCGAGGGCTACCTCCGGCTGGCGGCCGACGGCGACGAGCTCGAGCTGCACGACGACGACCGCGTCGTCGATTCTATCTCGTACGGTCGGGCCTCGACCGGCGAGCGGTGGTACCGAACCGGGGACGGAGGCGTCTGGTGGCCGAAGGGGGCGACCTGTCTGCCGTCGACGACCGTCGAGGGCGAGGAGGTGACGGTATTCGTGCTGCCAGACTCGCCCGAGGTGCCGCTCCAGACGCTCGCTGAAGCCGAGGATCGAATTCTGCTCGCGGGCTACACCTACACCTCCGAGGCGGTGACCGAGGAACTTCGCGCGGCCGCCGAGCGCGGCGTCGAGGTCGCGGTCGTCCTCGAGTCCGGGCCCGTCGGTGGGATGCCCGAGGAGACCAGCGCCGTCCTCGACGAACTCGACGAAGCCGGCGCGACGGTCCGCGTCCTCGGTGGCGGCGACTCTCGCTACCGCTTTCACCATCCCAAGTACGCCGTCGTCGACGACCGGGCGATGGTGCTCACCGAGAACTGGAAGCCCTCGGGCGTCGGCGGCACCGCGAGTCGCGGCTGGGGCGTCGTCGTCGACGATCCCGAGGTGTCGAACGTGCTCGCGGACGTGTTCGAAGCGGACTTCGAGGGGTGGGACACGGTTTCGTGGGAGCGACACCGCGAGGAGGCGACGTTCATCGCAGACGACGACGGTAGACGGGACGGCAGCTTCGAGACGACGTTCGATCCCGAACCCGTCTCCGTCGACGCCGTCGAGGTGCTCCTCGCGCCCGACAACGCCGAAGAACGAACGCTCGAGCTACTCGGTTCGGCCGAGGAGTCGATCCGAATCAAGCAGGTCCGGATCGGCGACGCCGATTTCCCACTGCTCGAGGAGAGCCTCGAGGCCGCCAGACGCGGCGTCGAGGTCACGATCCTCCTCGACGCGACGTGGTACGTCGAGGACGAGAACCGCGAGCTCGCCAACCACCTCGAACGGACGGCCGAGGAGGAAGGGCTCCCACTCGAGGTCCGCCTCGTCGAACCCGACGGCCGATTCGAGAAGATCCACGCGAAGGGCGTGGTGATCGACGAGGCAGTCGTGATCGTCGGGAGTCCCAACTGGAACGACGTGGCGTTCCGCGAGAATCGCGAGGTCGCGCTCGTCCTTCACGGCGAGGAGGCGGGCTCGTATTACGCCGCCGTCTTCGACGCCGACTGGGAGGAACGCTCGTGGCCGTTGCCGGTCGACCTCGTCGGCGTCGTCGCGCTGGGGCTCGTCGCCGCGGGGCTCGTCGGTCGAAGGTACGTTCGACTCGAAGCACCAGCGGAGGAAATTCGGCCCGAGGAGCTGTCAGCTGGGTCACGGACGGGTGTGAACGGTGGATCGGGCCCTCGAGTGGGTGACTCTCGGCCGGCCGATGCTCGAGCAGCCGAATCTCGAGATGATGCCGGGGAAGGGGTGGATCGATCGGGGGTCTCTCGAGCGGACTCGACGTCGAACGACGGTGCACCGCCCGCAGACGGCGAACCGTGCACGGATAAAATCGACACAGGGACAGGTGAACGGCTACGTGACCGGTGA
- a CDS encoding DUF2062 domain-containing protein, with amino-acid sequence MAFTEDHPPRLIAVSFAIGVVVTTLPSFGIGIPVLAWIGYRFDWANRLALFAAVVVLNPVVKGGVYVLSLLVGIQLLGPLPDDVPVELGWDAGAEVVLRLLVGNAVLAVCFAIVGYALAYWMAHALENRRPV; translated from the coding sequence CTGGCGTTCACCGAGGACCACCCGCCGCGGCTCATCGCAGTGAGCTTCGCGATCGGGGTAGTAGTGACCACGCTTCCGAGCTTCGGCATCGGCATTCCCGTGCTCGCGTGGATCGGCTACCGGTTCGACTGGGCCAACAGGCTCGCGCTGTTCGCGGCCGTCGTGGTCCTGAATCCGGTCGTGAAAGGTGGCGTCTACGTCCTGAGCCTCCTCGTCGGGATCCAGCTGCTCGGCCCGCTCCCGGACGACGTCCCCGTCGAACTGGGCTGGGACGCGGGTGCGGAGGTCGTCCTCCGACTGCTCGTCGGGAACGCGGTCCTGGCGGTCTGCTTTGCGATCGTCGGCTACGCGCTCGCCTACTGGATGGCCCACGCCCTCGAGAATCGACGGCCGGTGTGA
- a CDS encoding plastocyanin/azurin family copper-binding protein, protein MKRRAYLAALGSGGLAGLAGCTTLGRIGIAPGEDDDYDIGMTRNEFLPREYEATVGETVVWKNTSGSIHTVTAYEKAIPDDAEYFASGGFDNEEAARQGWADDTGGGFDTRETYEHTFEVPGTYGYVCIPHEAGGMVGTVVVTE, encoded by the coding sequence ATGAAACGGCGCGCCTACCTCGCCGCCCTCGGAAGCGGCGGGCTCGCCGGACTCGCGGGGTGTACCACGCTGGGGCGAATCGGCATCGCCCCGGGGGAGGACGACGACTACGACATCGGGATGACCCGAAACGAGTTTCTCCCACGAGAGTACGAGGCCACCGTCGGCGAGACGGTCGTCTGGAAGAATACCAGTGGATCGATACACACCGTCACCGCCTACGAAAAGGCCATCCCCGACGACGCCGAGTATTTCGCCAGCGGTGGCTTCGACAACGAGGAAGCCGCCCGACAGGGGTGGGCGGACGATACCGGAGGCGGCTTTGACACCCGCGAGACGTACGAACACACCTTCGAGGTCCCCGGAACCTACGGCTACGTCTGCATTCCCCACGAGGCGGGTGGGATGGTCGGCACCGTCGTCGTCACCGAGTGA
- a CDS encoding 30S ribosomal protein S3ae encodes MSERSVSRAKQEKRWYTVLAPEQFDRAELGETPADEPEQVLDRTIETTLGELTNNASENNTKLTFKVTDVGSDAAYTEFKAHSLTRDYLRSLVRRGASKVEAYVTVVTTDDYRVQVQPVAFTTKKADASQEKAIRETMVEMVESAAEDRTLEELVDSIVEGRLSSAIYGEAKTIYPLRRVEIQKTTLEASPEELAEEEATAVSVSEEDVAVED; translated from the coding sequence ATGAGTGAACGATCAGTTTCACGTGCGAAACAGGAAAAGCGGTGGTACACCGTCCTCGCCCCGGAGCAGTTCGACCGGGCCGAACTCGGTGAGACTCCCGCTGACGAACCGGAACAGGTACTCGACCGAACGATCGAGACGACGCTCGGCGAGCTCACGAACAACGCGAGCGAGAACAACACGAAGCTCACCTTCAAGGTGACCGACGTCGGCAGCGACGCCGCCTACACGGAGTTCAAGGCACACTCGCTGACCCGCGACTACCTGCGCTCGCTGGTCCGACGCGGGGCCTCGAAGGTCGAGGCGTACGTTACCGTCGTCACGACCGACGACTACCGCGTGCAGGTCCAGCCCGTCGCGTTCACGACGAAAAAGGCCGACGCGAGCCAGGAGAAGGCCATCCGCGAGACGATGGTCGAGATGGTCGAGTCGGCCGCCGAAGACCGGACGCTCGAGGAACTCGTCGACAGCATCGTCGAGGGTCGACTCTCCTCGGCGATCTACGGCGAGGCGAAGACGATCTACCCGCTGCGCCGCGTCGAGATCCAGAAGACGACCCTCGAGGCGAGTCCCGAAGAGCTCGCCGAAGAGGAGGCGACCGCCGTCAGCGTCAGCGAGGAAGACGTCGCCGTCGAGGACTGA
- a CDS encoding KEOPS complex subunit Pcc1 has protein sequence MSRRRATIRTEHDEPDLVARAIQPDNTDEMATEVEGDAVVTRIERGTTGGLHATVDDYVVNLDVANTVVQCEPRMDAREDASENTDTNHE, from the coding sequence ATGAGCAGGAGACGGGCGACGATCAGGACGGAACACGACGAGCCCGACCTCGTGGCGCGGGCGATCCAGCCCGACAACACCGACGAGATGGCCACCGAGGTCGAAGGCGACGCCGTCGTCACGCGGATCGAACGCGGGACGACCGGTGGCCTCCACGCGACGGTCGACGACTACGTGGTCAACCTCGACGTCGCGAACACAGTGGTACAGTGCGAACCGCGGATGGACGCCCGAGAAGACGCGTCCGAGAACACAGACACCAACCATGAGTGA
- a CDS encoding HEAT repeat domain-containing protein: MSDEEAADEVDPEAVAESVRDRLESIRADLEPVRDDIAPVREALDPVQDLLEAAETEADLDAVETELEPVEADLEAVREDFDPIEADLEAAREDLETIAPEDEDEDEDEESEAPEPYTTLEAEVDDVEAEVEAVEDEIDELEGDVDDVESGVEEQRGPYAEDVVDEVDGAKGDIETTRWTEEGRAELRDVVEDALEEINAALGTSLTLADDEDLLDRLVATLEDVETEIEAADLDPDEDAETIASLLETTDELQDGVDDATAWDDLTVREQLRREGFYDVLDHVKDFPPEWHALKVHEKRGNVEMILLALDSLDSGYMEEHCLEALARMGPEEAIDPMLQRAQRRDEQAIAILGKIGVEDDRVVNKLLDYVDSSPPLQKASFRALGEIGAEDAVQPIANQFVADDPDIRSRAARALGLIGDTRAIDPLAERLEDEDEDVVRASAAWALNQVGTAEALEALTEYADDRSYLVQAEAEKAV, encoded by the coding sequence ATGAGCGACGAGGAGGCGGCCGACGAGGTCGACCCCGAGGCGGTCGCCGAGTCGGTCCGGGATCGGCTCGAGTCGATCCGCGCGGATCTCGAGCCCGTTCGTGACGACATAGCGCCCGTCAGAGAGGCGCTCGACCCCGTCCAGGACCTGCTCGAGGCAGCCGAGACCGAAGCCGACCTCGACGCAGTCGAGACCGAACTCGAGCCGGTCGAAGCCGACCTGGAGGCGGTTCGTGAGGACTTCGACCCGATCGAGGCCGACCTCGAGGCGGCCCGCGAAGACCTCGAGACCATCGCGCCCGAGGACGAGGACGAAGACGAAGACGAAGAGAGCGAGGCCCCCGAGCCGTACACCACACTCGAGGCCGAGGTCGACGACGTCGAAGCCGAGGTCGAAGCAGTCGAAGACGAAATCGACGAGCTCGAGGGTGACGTCGACGACGTCGAGTCCGGCGTCGAAGAGCAGCGCGGCCCTTACGCCGAAGACGTCGTCGACGAGGTCGACGGGGCGAAAGGCGACATCGAGACCACCCGCTGGACCGAAGAGGGTCGCGCCGAACTCCGTGACGTCGTCGAGGACGCCCTCGAGGAGATCAACGCGGCGCTCGGGACCTCGCTCACGCTGGCCGACGACGAGGACCTGCTCGACCGGTTGGTCGCGACGCTCGAGGACGTCGAGACCGAGATCGAAGCCGCCGACCTCGATCCCGACGAGGACGCCGAGACGATCGCGTCGCTGCTCGAGACGACCGACGAGCTCCAGGACGGCGTCGACGACGCGACCGCGTGGGACGACCTCACCGTGCGCGAACAGCTCAGGCGGGAGGGCTTCTACGACGTCCTCGACCACGTCAAGGACTTCCCGCCGGAGTGGCACGCGCTGAAGGTCCACGAGAAGCGCGGAAACGTCGAGATGATCTTGCTCGCGCTCGACTCGCTCGATTCGGGCTACATGGAAGAACACTGCCTCGAGGCGCTCGCGCGGATGGGGCCCGAGGAGGCGATCGACCCGATGCTCCAGCGGGCCCAACGGCGCGACGAGCAGGCGATCGCGATCCTCGGGAAGATCGGCGTCGAGGACGACCGGGTCGTGAACAAACTCCTCGACTACGTCGACTCGAGCCCGCCGCTCCAGAAGGCCAGCTTCCGGGCACTCGGCGAGATCGGTGCCGAGGACGCAGTCCAGCCCATCGCGAACCAGTTCGTGGCCGACGACCCTGACATCCGCAGCCGGGCCGCCCGCGCCCTCGGCCTGATCGGCGACACGCGGGCAATCGACCCCCTCGCAGAACGACTCGAGGACGAGGACGAGGACGTCGTCCGCGCCAGCGCCGCCTGGGCGCTCAACCAAGTCGGGACAGCGGAGGCGCTCGAAGCGCTCACCGAGTACGCAGACGACCGGTCGTACCTCGTCCAGGCCGAGGCCGAGAAGGCAGTCTAA
- a CDS encoding 50S ribosomal protein L21e, producing MPNSKGPRQGTRKKLANKPRERGTSPPQRAIQEYDEGQKVHLKIDPSVPKGRFHPRFDGQTGEVVGTQGNAYKVRITDGGKEKTLIVTAAHMRAQE from the coding sequence ATGCCGAACTCTAAAGGGCCACGCCAGGGAACCCGGAAGAAACTCGCGAACAAGCCTCGAGAACGCGGGACGTCGCCGCCACAGCGGGCGATTCAGGAGTACGACGAGGGCCAGAAGGTCCACCTGAAGATCGACCCGAGCGTCCCGAAGGGACGGTTCCACCCGCGATTCGACGGTCAGACGGGTGAGGTCGTCGGCACGCAGGGCAACGCGTACAAGGTCCGAATCACCGACGGCGGCAAGGAGAAGACGCTGATCGTGACCGCGGCCCACATGCGCGCTCAGGAATGA